In Arachis stenosperma cultivar V10309 chromosome 1, arast.V10309.gnm1.PFL2, whole genome shotgun sequence, one DNA window encodes the following:
- the LOC130944828 gene encoding transcription factor HEC2-like, whose amino-acid sequence MDTMMMQVERLPEFSQSFYTSIPNQGTDFSGAQTIFNAPPAPPCLIDPPPSNNVNFPIQHQPIAFRNPYHCSSSSSAEKKSSMAAMREMIFRIAVMQPVHIDPESVKAPKRRNVKISKDPQSVAARHRRERISEKIRILQRLVPGGTKMDTASMLDEAVHYVKFLKKQVQTLEQAEASRITRTLGVGFSSSNNSGNHVNYDAFSFKGSSSSCQQLCHNIVGSTSSSKLLS is encoded by the coding sequence ATGGACACAATGATGATGCAAGTAGAAAGGTTACCTGAATTCTCCCAATCCTTTTACACCTCCATTCCCAATCAAGGAACCGACTTCTCCGGTGCCCAAACCATATTCAACGCACCACCAGCACCGCCGTGTTTGATTGATCCACCGCCCTCCAACAACGTCAACTTCCCCATCCAACACCAACCGATTGCATTCAGGAACCCTTACCATTGTTCTTCCTCATCGTCCGCGGAGAAGAAGAGTTCAATGGCGGCAATGAGGGAAATGATATTCCGAATAGCGGTTATGCAGCCGGTCCACATAGACCCGGAATCCGTAAAGGCGCCGAAGCGGAGGAACGTGAAGATCTCGAAGGATCCGCAGAGCGTGGCGGCGAGGCACCGGAGAGAAAGGATAAGCGAGAAGATAAGGATCTTGCAGCGGTTGGTGCCAGGTGGCACCAAAATGGACACTGCTTCCATGTTGGATGAGGCTGTGCATTATGTGAAGTTCTTGAAGAAGCAGGTGCAGACGCTGGAACAAGCAGAAGCAAGTAGAATAACAAGAACCCTTGGTGTTGGGTTTTCTTCTTCTAATAACAGTGGCAATCATGTGAATTACGATGCTTTTTCTTTCAAGGGTAGTAGTAGTAGTTGCCAACAACTTTGTCATAATATTGTGGGTTCTACTTCTTCTTCCAAGTTACTCAGCtga